A region from the Streptomyces tsukubensis genome encodes:
- a CDS encoding TetR/AcrR family transcriptional regulator: protein MAHVSAAERRPQLIAAAIELMAREGVAAGSTRAIAAELGVAQATVHYTFGTKADLYRAVLETLTADLLAGVQQAAARADSLEEALRATADTIWTDLVDRPDLNLLWLELVALSMRTPELREVVVRYHQEVSELGAGALRDVARRSGRSYALPPEELARFLINGLDGLCMSLVIEGAKPDAGTRRALDQLLAAAVALASGPDAP, encoded by the coding sequence ATGGCTCATGTATCCGCCGCCGAGCGCCGTCCCCAGCTCATCGCCGCGGCCATCGAACTCATGGCCCGCGAGGGCGTCGCCGCGGGCAGCACCCGGGCGATCGCGGCCGAGCTGGGCGTGGCGCAGGCGACCGTGCACTACACCTTCGGCACCAAGGCCGATCTCTACCGCGCCGTCCTGGAGACCCTCACGGCAGATCTGCTCGCCGGGGTGCAGCAGGCGGCCGCGCGGGCCGACAGCCTGGAGGAGGCGCTGCGGGCCACCGCCGACACGATCTGGACCGATCTCGTGGACCGGCCCGATCTCAATCTGCTCTGGCTGGAACTGGTCGCCCTCTCCATGCGCACCCCCGAACTGCGCGAGGTGGTCGTCCGCTACCACCAGGAGGTCTCCGAGCTGGGCGCCGGGGCCCTGCGGGACGTGGCGCGCCGCAGCGGCCGCAGCTACGCGCTGCCGCCGGAGGAGCTGGCCCGCTTTCTGATCAACGGGCTCGACGGGCTCTGCATGAGCCTCGTCATCGAGGGAGCGAAGCCGGACGCGGGCACGCGGCGTGCCCTGGACCAGCTGCTCGCGGCGGCGGTCGCGCTGGCCTCCGGGCCGGACGCGCCGTAG
- a CDS encoding phenylacetate--CoA ligase family protein gives MQNQPTADIIEQIRDIPFYRDSVTRGWFPVLGKTEVARGFPDRWLTPRVTAALASGEAEFALSAGADPGRLRFVRPPSFPLKSAYRLWSTHPDLAATWREGCRRVSLTTVPAGGDPSCAVPKRTPRTHRAEEPDRRTVRVGLRVDPEQWERGEVEGVLGELRSEQRRHPLGRYHLDGPGTQLAHLVRTAHRQGLYERFPRPASVVTAYAYTPVNVRRYLERQLACPVVDLFGDAEVGHLYSGDSGGHYRPFLDRMSVEFAPLAPGSGLHGLIVTSVRNPYMPLIRYRTGDCVRPVGAGPDAARAVRFCGRAAEVLPTPRGPVSQGDLDDCLAAVSPRIFLSQLRTTGPRDTRLLYTTFDGEPLCGAESARLADCVGELTEFRCEIAHRTRIPIGASGKYAWLVRER, from the coding sequence ATGCAGAATCAGCCCACCGCCGACATCATCGAACAGATCCGGGACATTCCCTTCTATCGGGATTCGGTCACCCGCGGCTGGTTTCCCGTTCTCGGGAAAACGGAAGTCGCCCGGGGTTTTCCGGACCGCTGGCTCACTCCCCGGGTGACGGCCGCTCTGGCATCGGGCGAGGCCGAGTTCGCGCTCTCGGCGGGCGCGGACCCGGGCCGACTGCGGTTCGTCCGGCCGCCTTCGTTCCCGCTGAAGTCCGCGTACCGGCTGTGGAGTACGCATCCCGATCTCGCGGCGACCTGGCGGGAGGGCTGTCGCCGGGTGTCGCTGACGACCGTTCCGGCGGGCGGGGACCCGTCCTGCGCCGTACCGAAACGGACGCCGCGGACGCACCGGGCCGAGGAGCCGGACCGGCGCACCGTCCGGGTGGGGCTGCGGGTCGACCCGGAGCAGTGGGAGCGCGGCGAGGTCGAGGGCGTACTCGGCGAACTCCGTTCGGAGCAGCGGCGGCACCCCCTCGGCCGCTACCATCTCGACGGCCCCGGAACGCAGTTGGCGCATCTGGTGCGGACCGCGCACCGGCAGGGTCTGTACGAGCGGTTCCCGCGCCCGGCGAGCGTGGTCACGGCCTACGCGTACACCCCGGTCAACGTCCGCCGCTATCTGGAGCGGCAGCTGGCCTGCCCGGTGGTCGACCTGTTCGGCGACGCCGAGGTCGGCCATCTGTACTCGGGCGACAGCGGCGGCCACTACCGCCCGTTCCTGGACCGGATGAGCGTGGAGTTCGCCCCGCTGGCGCCGGGCAGCGGGCTGCACGGGCTGATCGTCACCAGTGTCCGCAATCCGTATATGCCGCTGATCCGGTACCGGACCGGTGACTGCGTACGGCCGGTCGGGGCGGGTCCGGACGCGGCCCGTGCGGTGCGCTTCTGCGGCCGGGCGGCCGAGGTGCTGCCGACCCCGCGCGGACCGGTCTCGCAGGGCGATCTCGACGACTGTCTCGCGGCCGTTTCGCCGCGGATCTTCCTGAGCCAGCTGCGGACCACGGGGCCGCGGGACACCCGGCTGCTGTACACGACGTTCGACGGCGAACCGCTGTGCGGGGCGGAAAGCGCCCGGCTGGCGGATTGCGTCGGCGAACTGACCGAATTCCGGTGCGAGATCGCGCACCGTACCCGCATTCCGATCGGCGCTTCGGGGAAATACGCCTGGCTGGTACGGGAACGCTGA
- a CDS encoding DeoR/GlpR family DNA-binding transcription regulator, which produces MLPAERHRRISAVVDRAGTISTEALADQLQVSAETVRRDLGRMERRGILRRVRGGAASLAVVRQFGGEEASFADRTASHPEAKAAIGRAAAALVENGAIVAIDIGTTAVQIAHALPRDFRGTVVTPSLQVARVVSALPRAGVLLPGGRLRGGDLACSGPETVRFFAGIHPDIAFLGCGGVDPAAGVTDYHYEEIATKERILANSACVYAIADGSKWGRVAGYRVCAPGDCTAVITDGSAAAALVAAVGETGCEVLVV; this is translated from the coding sequence ATGCTTCCCGCGGAGCGCCATCGCCGAATCTCCGCCGTCGTCGACCGGGCCGGCACCATCAGCACCGAGGCCCTCGCCGACCAGCTCCAGGTGTCCGCGGAGACCGTCCGCCGGGACCTCGGGCGGATGGAACGGAGAGGCATCCTGCGGCGGGTGCGCGGCGGCGCCGCGTCCCTCGCGGTGGTCCGCCAGTTCGGCGGCGAGGAGGCGTCGTTCGCCGACCGCACCGCCTCCCACCCCGAGGCCAAGGCGGCGATCGGCCGGGCGGCCGCCGCGCTGGTGGAGAACGGGGCGATCGTGGCGATCGACATCGGCACCACCGCCGTCCAGATCGCGCACGCCCTGCCGCGGGACTTCCGCGGCACCGTCGTCACACCCTCCCTCCAGGTGGCCCGGGTGGTGTCCGCACTGCCCCGGGCCGGGGTGCTGCTGCCCGGCGGCCGGCTCCGCGGCGGCGATCTGGCCTGCTCCGGTCCGGAGACCGTCCGCTTCTTCGCCGGGATCCATCCGGACATCGCCTTCCTCGGCTGCGGCGGGGTCGACCCCGCCGCCGGGGTCACGGACTACCACTACGAGGAGATCGCCACCAAGGAGCGGATCCTGGCCAACAGCGCGTGCGTCTACGCGATCGCCGACGGCAGCAAATGGGGGCGGGTCGCGGGCTACCGCGTCTGCGCGCCCGGCGACTGCACGGCGGTCATCACCGACGGTTCGGCGGCGGCCGCGCTCGTCGCGGCCGTCGGGGAGACCGGCTGCGAGGTGCTGGTGGTCTGA